The following are encoded together in the Panicum virgatum strain AP13 chromosome 6K, P.virgatum_v5, whole genome shotgun sequence genome:
- the LOC120712241 gene encoding protein unc-13 homolog isoform X1 gives MARLFRSSDPAAATTAPPLPSPLPDLGVALSAADLRATAYELLVAASRATGAKPLTYIPQAATAAAKMKGAFGLGPSPSSTGGTAAVLELVRARMGVTEQADARIRRALLRVAAGQLGTPADSMVWPLEFVQKCKASDFLDPLEYEAWQTRNFKLLEAGLLVHPLVPLKKSSISAKIMRQIIHEAYDGKLETGRNSESMIRLRNAVVSLACRSLDETSDECHWADGFPLNLHIYKMLVEACFDVDEGSVVQEIDETMELLKKTWPIFGVNQMLHNLYFTWALFNHFVMLGQVNSNDLFCATENLLVEVAKDAKITKDPDYCDVLGSTLSSIMGWTEKRLLGYHETFNTGNIYSLQYIVSIGISAAKILVENQDTSYENHSGVKGDIDVMRSRIETYIHSSLRSAFAQTMEEGASKRSSRNRMPALSFLAKKTSDLAIKEKNVYSPILKKWHPLAAGVAVATLHACFGNELKQFTAGLTELTPDTVQVLKAADKLEKDLIHIAIEDSMDIAGGKSLVKQMPPYEAGTVMANLVKAWVKEQIDKLKGCADQKLEQETWNPVDNNSDSFAPSSVDMLQLIEETFDAFFELSIPMHSTLLSDLTAGLDKCLHYYVSKVKSGCGTRSTVFPQLPHLTRCDVGSKLFKKNEKQQFPVKRGSQVGSTTGNETSSLPGLCFRINTLHYIQNELENLDTKIKSCLRNAAQPDVAGGLSINFELSQAACQEGIQQLCETTAYMVIFNDLSHVLMDTLYVGSPASNRILPLLKELGLILRIVSSTVHSKVRNRLITALMKASFDAFLLVLLAGGPTRAFCCQDYQIIEDDFRALRGFYLTYNDGLPEELVAKASSEVKSILPLLRTDTETLIERFKKTISESYECTTKSRFPMPPVPPHWSPDNPNTILRVLCYRNEEAATKFLKKAYNLPKTI, from the exons atggcgcgcctCTTCCGCTCCAGtgacccggccgccgccaccacagctccgccgctgccgtcccCACTCCCCGACCTCGGCGTGgccctctccgccgccgacctccgcgCCACCGCCTACGAGCTGCTCGTCGCCGCCTCCCGGGCCACCGGCGCCAAGCCCCTCACCTACATTCCTCAggccgcgacggcggctgcCAAGATGAAGGGGGCCTTCGGGCTCGGGCCCTCGCCGTCCTCCActggcgggacggcggcggtgctggagctggtgcgGGCGCGGATGGGGGTTACGGAGCAGGCCGACGCGAGGATCCGCCGGGCGCTgctccgcgtcgccgccggacaG CTTGGCACACCAGCAGACTCTATGGTTTGGCCCTTAGAGTTCGTGCAGAAGTGTAAAGCATCAGATTTCCTGGACCCTCTTGAGTACGAGGCTTGGCAAACTAGGAATTTCAAGCTTCTCGAGGCTGGTTTGCTTGTCCACCCTCTTGTTCCTTTAAAGAAATCAAgcatttctgcaaaaataatgcGGCAAATAATACATGAAGCATATGATGGGAAACTTGAAACTGGGAGGAACTCTGAGTCCATGATAAGGCTGCGCAATGCTGTCGTGTCCCTTGCATGTAGATCCCTTGATGAAACTTCTGACGAGTGTCACTGGGCAGATGGCTTCCCACTGAATCTCCATATCTACAAGATGCTGGTAGAAGCTTGCTTTGATGTTGATGAAGGCTCTGTAGTACAAGAGATCGATGAAACAATGGAGCTGTTAAAGAAAACTTGGCCTATTTTTGGAGTCAATCAAATGCTCCATAACCTTTACTTTACCTGGGCATTGTTCAACCATTTTGTCATGTTGGGACAAGTAAATAGTAATGATTTGTTTTGTGCTACAGAAAATCTGTTAGTTGAAGTTGCAAAAGATGCTAAAATAACAAAAGACCCAGATTATTGTGATGTATTGGGCTCCACTTTAAGCTCGATAATGGGCTGGACTGAGAAAAGGCTGCTTGGGTACCATGAAACTTTCAATACTGGTAATATTTACTCCCTGCAATATATTGTTTCAATAGGAATCTCAGCTGCAAAGATTCTTGTTGAAAATCAAGATACGTCTTATGAAAACCATAGTGGAGTGAAGGGAGATATTGATGTTATGCGCAGCAGGATTGAAACCTATATACACTCATCACTTCGCTCTGCTTTTGCTCAA ACAATGGAAGAGGGAGCTTCAAAGAGGTCATCAAGGAACCGTATGCCTGCCCTGTCATTTCTGGCAAAGAAAACAAGTGACCTTGCTATTAAGGAGAAAAATGTGTACAGTCCAATATTGAAGAAATGGCACCCCCTTGCTGCTGGTGTCGCTGTTGCAACCCTTCATGCTTGCTTCGGAAATGAGCTGAAGCAATTTACTGCTGGGCTTACAGAGCTCACACCAGATACAGTTCAAGTGCTTAAGGCAGCTGACAAGTTAGAAAAGGATCTAATTCATATTGCTATTGAAGATTCTATGGACATAGCTGGAGGCAAGTCATTGGTAAAACAAATGCCACCATATGAAGCTGGAACTGTAATGGCTAATCTGGTGAAAGCGTGGGTAAAAGAACAAATAGACAAACTTAAAGGATGTGCTGACCAGAAGTTAGAGCAGGAG ACTTGGAACCCAGTGGATAATAACAGTGACAGTTTTGCTCCCTCTTCTGTGGATATGCTGCAATTAATTGAGGAGACTTTTGATGCATTTTTTGAGTTGTCTATTCCAATGCACTCTACTCTGCTTTCTGATCTGACAGCTGGACTCGATAAATGTCTACATTATTATGTCTCTAAAGTGAAATCTGGCTGTG GAACACGGAGCACTGTATTTCCTCAGTTACCTCATCTAACAAGGTGTGATGTTGGATCCAAATTAttcaagaaaaatgaaaaacaaCAATTTCCTGTGAAGCGTGGATCACAGGTTGGATCAACAACTGGAAATGAAACCTCTAGTCTTCCTGGTCTATGTTTTCGAATAAATACCCTCCACTACATCCAAAATGAGTTAGAAAACCTGGATACGAAGATAAAATCATGCTTGCGAAATGCTGCTCAGCCTGATGTTGCTGGTGGGCTGAGCATCAACTTTGAGCTATCCCAGGCAGCTTGCCAAGAAGGAATCCAACAGCTGTGTGAGACAACTGCATATATGGTGATATTCAACGATCTGAGTCACGTTCTTATGGATACTCTCTATGTTGGTAGCCCTGCATCAAACAGGATACTGCCTTTGTTAAAAGAGCTTGGTCTGATCCTTAGGATTGTATCTTCCACAGTGCATAGCAAAGTGAGAAACCGTCTGATAACTGCATTGATGAAAGCCTCTTTTGATGCCTTTCTGTTGGTGCTTCTAGCTGGTGGGCCGACACGTGCTTTCTGCTGTCAGGACTATCAGATAATAGAGGACGACTTCAGAGCCCTTCGAGGCTTCTATTTAACATACAATGATGGCCTACCAGAGGAATTAGTTGCCAAGGCTTCCTCGGAGGTTAAGAGcattctgcccctgctgcggaCAGATACTGAGACCCTCATTGAACGATTCAAGAAGACAATTTCTGAATCATATGAATGTACAACAAAATCTAGGTTCCCCATGCCTCCGGTACCTCCCCATTGGAGCCCAGATAACCCAAACACGATACTACGTGTTTTATGCTATCGAAATGAAGAGGCAGCTACGAAGTTCCTCAAGAAAGCATATAATCTGCCAAAGACAATTTGA
- the LOC120712241 gene encoding protein unc-13 homolog isoform X2 — protein sequence MARLFRSSDPAAATTAPPLPSPLPDLGVALSAADLRATAYELLVAASRATGAKPLTYIPQAATAAAKMKGAFGLGPSPSSTGGTAAVLELVRARMGVTEQADARIRRALLRVAAGQLGTPADSMVWPLEFVQKCKASDFLDPLEYEAWQTRNFKLLEAGLLVHPLVPLKKSSISAKIMRQIIHEAYDGKLETGRNSESMIRLRNAVVSLACRSLDETSDECHWADGFPLNLHIYKMLVEACFDVDEGSVVQEIDETMELLKKTWPIFGVNQMLHNLYFTWALFNHFVMLGQVNSNDLFCATENLLVEVAKDAKITKDPDYCDVLGSTLSSIMGWTEKRLLGYHETFNTGNIYSLQYIVSIGISAAKILVENQDTSYENHSGVKGDIDVMRSRIETYIHSSLRSAFAQTMEEGASKRSSRNRMPALSFLAKKTSDLAIKEKNVYSPILKKWHPLAAGVAVATLHACFGNELKQFTAGLTELTPDTVQVLKAADKLEKDLIHIAIEDSMDIAGGKSLVKQMPPYEAGTVMANLVKAWVKEQIDKLKGCADQKLEQTWNPVDNNSDSFAPSSVDMLQLIEETFDAFFELSIPMHSTLLSDLTAGLDKCLHYYVSKVKSGCGTRSTVFPQLPHLTRCDVGSKLFKKNEKQQFPVKRGSQVGSTTGNETSSLPGLCFRINTLHYIQNELENLDTKIKSCLRNAAQPDVAGGLSINFELSQAACQEGIQQLCETTAYMVIFNDLSHVLMDTLYVGSPASNRILPLLKELGLILRIVSSTVHSKVRNRLITALMKASFDAFLLVLLAGGPTRAFCCQDYQIIEDDFRALRGFYLTYNDGLPEELVAKASSEVKSILPLLRTDTETLIERFKKTISESYECTTKSRFPMPPVPPHWSPDNPNTILRVLCYRNEEAATKFLKKAYNLPKTI from the exons atggcgcgcctCTTCCGCTCCAGtgacccggccgccgccaccacagctccgccgctgccgtcccCACTCCCCGACCTCGGCGTGgccctctccgccgccgacctccgcgCCACCGCCTACGAGCTGCTCGTCGCCGCCTCCCGGGCCACCGGCGCCAAGCCCCTCACCTACATTCCTCAggccgcgacggcggctgcCAAGATGAAGGGGGCCTTCGGGCTCGGGCCCTCGCCGTCCTCCActggcgggacggcggcggtgctggagctggtgcgGGCGCGGATGGGGGTTACGGAGCAGGCCGACGCGAGGATCCGCCGGGCGCTgctccgcgtcgccgccggacaG CTTGGCACACCAGCAGACTCTATGGTTTGGCCCTTAGAGTTCGTGCAGAAGTGTAAAGCATCAGATTTCCTGGACCCTCTTGAGTACGAGGCTTGGCAAACTAGGAATTTCAAGCTTCTCGAGGCTGGTTTGCTTGTCCACCCTCTTGTTCCTTTAAAGAAATCAAgcatttctgcaaaaataatgcGGCAAATAATACATGAAGCATATGATGGGAAACTTGAAACTGGGAGGAACTCTGAGTCCATGATAAGGCTGCGCAATGCTGTCGTGTCCCTTGCATGTAGATCCCTTGATGAAACTTCTGACGAGTGTCACTGGGCAGATGGCTTCCCACTGAATCTCCATATCTACAAGATGCTGGTAGAAGCTTGCTTTGATGTTGATGAAGGCTCTGTAGTACAAGAGATCGATGAAACAATGGAGCTGTTAAAGAAAACTTGGCCTATTTTTGGAGTCAATCAAATGCTCCATAACCTTTACTTTACCTGGGCATTGTTCAACCATTTTGTCATGTTGGGACAAGTAAATAGTAATGATTTGTTTTGTGCTACAGAAAATCTGTTAGTTGAAGTTGCAAAAGATGCTAAAATAACAAAAGACCCAGATTATTGTGATGTATTGGGCTCCACTTTAAGCTCGATAATGGGCTGGACTGAGAAAAGGCTGCTTGGGTACCATGAAACTTTCAATACTGGTAATATTTACTCCCTGCAATATATTGTTTCAATAGGAATCTCAGCTGCAAAGATTCTTGTTGAAAATCAAGATACGTCTTATGAAAACCATAGTGGAGTGAAGGGAGATATTGATGTTATGCGCAGCAGGATTGAAACCTATATACACTCATCACTTCGCTCTGCTTTTGCTCAA ACAATGGAAGAGGGAGCTTCAAAGAGGTCATCAAGGAACCGTATGCCTGCCCTGTCATTTCTGGCAAAGAAAACAAGTGACCTTGCTATTAAGGAGAAAAATGTGTACAGTCCAATATTGAAGAAATGGCACCCCCTTGCTGCTGGTGTCGCTGTTGCAACCCTTCATGCTTGCTTCGGAAATGAGCTGAAGCAATTTACTGCTGGGCTTACAGAGCTCACACCAGATACAGTTCAAGTGCTTAAGGCAGCTGACAAGTTAGAAAAGGATCTAATTCATATTGCTATTGAAGATTCTATGGACATAGCTGGAGGCAAGTCATTGGTAAAACAAATGCCACCATATGAAGCTGGAACTGTAATGGCTAATCTGGTGAAAGCGTGGGTAAAAGAACAAATAGACAAACTTAAAGGATGTGCTGACCAGAAGTTAGAGCAG ACTTGGAACCCAGTGGATAATAACAGTGACAGTTTTGCTCCCTCTTCTGTGGATATGCTGCAATTAATTGAGGAGACTTTTGATGCATTTTTTGAGTTGTCTATTCCAATGCACTCTACTCTGCTTTCTGATCTGACAGCTGGACTCGATAAATGTCTACATTATTATGTCTCTAAAGTGAAATCTGGCTGTG GAACACGGAGCACTGTATTTCCTCAGTTACCTCATCTAACAAGGTGTGATGTTGGATCCAAATTAttcaagaaaaatgaaaaacaaCAATTTCCTGTGAAGCGTGGATCACAGGTTGGATCAACAACTGGAAATGAAACCTCTAGTCTTCCTGGTCTATGTTTTCGAATAAATACCCTCCACTACATCCAAAATGAGTTAGAAAACCTGGATACGAAGATAAAATCATGCTTGCGAAATGCTGCTCAGCCTGATGTTGCTGGTGGGCTGAGCATCAACTTTGAGCTATCCCAGGCAGCTTGCCAAGAAGGAATCCAACAGCTGTGTGAGACAACTGCATATATGGTGATATTCAACGATCTGAGTCACGTTCTTATGGATACTCTCTATGTTGGTAGCCCTGCATCAAACAGGATACTGCCTTTGTTAAAAGAGCTTGGTCTGATCCTTAGGATTGTATCTTCCACAGTGCATAGCAAAGTGAGAAACCGTCTGATAACTGCATTGATGAAAGCCTCTTTTGATGCCTTTCTGTTGGTGCTTCTAGCTGGTGGGCCGACACGTGCTTTCTGCTGTCAGGACTATCAGATAATAGAGGACGACTTCAGAGCCCTTCGAGGCTTCTATTTAACATACAATGATGGCCTACCAGAGGAATTAGTTGCCAAGGCTTCCTCGGAGGTTAAGAGcattctgcccctgctgcggaCAGATACTGAGACCCTCATTGAACGATTCAAGAAGACAATTTCTGAATCATATGAATGTACAACAAAATCTAGGTTCCCCATGCCTCCGGTACCTCCCCATTGGAGCCCAGATAACCCAAACACGATACTACGTGTTTTATGCTATCGAAATGAAGAGGCAGCTACGAAGTTCCTCAAGAAAGCATATAATCTGCCAAAGACAATTTGA
- the LOC120712239 gene encoding endoglucanase 20-like — MAVKMWVLMALMMCAGVGLGAPDGAGAAAGLGGLSSPDYSGALAKAIMFFEGQRSGRLPANQRVKWRGDSALNDGQADNVNLTGGYYDAGDNVKFGFPMAFSITLLSWSAAEYRGEAAAAGQLRCLRSAIQWGADFLRRAHTSPTTLYTQVGDGNADHSCWERPEDMDTPRTLYKITKNSPGSEAAGEAAAALAAAYLVFRDDRDKTFATQLLAASRSLFDFANNYRGSFQSSCPFYCSYSGFQDELLWASAWLYRATRDRKYLDFLQNNQGGSSNMFSWDNKYPGAQMLATQEYLAGRTDLEGYKRGLDSFVCAVMPNSGNTQIRTTPGGLLFTSDSVNMQYTATATLLLFIYSKTLSSSGSGTVQCSGASFSPDQIRSFAASQVDYILGDNPMGMSYMVGFSSKFPRRIHHRGSSIPSIKALSRKVTCNEGFSSWLPTSDPNQNIHVGAIVGGPDGNDQFPDNRGDSTHSEPATYINAAFVGACAAALGQNQVQGPVGDIASVISSK, encoded by the exons ATGGCGGTGAAGATGTGGGTGCTGATGGCACTGATGATGTGCGCTGGTGTGGGGCTCGGTGCTCCTGATGGtgccggcgctgccgccggcctcggcggcctgagctcgccggactACAGCGGCGCGCTGGCCAAGGCCATCATGTTCTTCGAGGGGCAGCGATCGGGGCGGCTGCCGGCGAACCAGAGGGTGAAGTGGCGTGGCGACTCGGCGCTCAACGACGGCCAAGCCGACAAC GTGAACTTGACGGGCGGCTACTACGACGCCGGCGACAACGTGAAGTTCGGCTTCCCGATGGCGTTCAGCATCACCTTGCTGAGCTGGAGCGCCGCCGAGTaccgcggcgaggcggcggcggcaggtcaGCTCCGCTGCCTCCGGTCGGCGATCCAGTGGGGCGCCGActtcctccgccgcgcccacACCTCTCCGACCACCCTCTACACCCAG GTTGGAGACGGCAACGCCGACCACAGTTGCTGGGAGCGGCCCGAGGACATGGACACGCCGAGGACGCTGTACAAGATCACCAAGAACTCGCCCGGGtccgaggccgccggcgaggccgcggcggcgctcgccgcggcgTACCTGGTGTTCAGGGACGACAGGGACAAGACCTTCGCCACGCAGCTCCTCGCCGCGTCCAGATCC CTCTTCGACTTCGCCAACAACTACAGGGGATCCTTCCAGTCCTCCTGCCCGTTCTACTGCTCCTACTCTGGCTTTCAG GATGAGCTCCTTTGGGCCTCGGCCTGGCTCTACCGGGCGACAAGGGACAGGAAATACCTCGACTTCCTGCAGAACAACCAGGGCGGCAGTTCAAACATGTTCAGCTGGGATAACAAGTATCCTGGAGCTCAGATGCTTGCAACACAG GAGTACTTGGCTGGAAGGACAGACCTGGAAGGCTACAAGAGGGGCCTGGACTCCTTTGTCTGTGCCGTGATGCCCAACAGCGGCAACACGCAGATTCGCACAACTCCTG GAGGGCTTCTGTTTACAAGCGATTCAGTCAATATGCAGTACACAGCGACCGCAACCCTGCTGCTGTTCATCTACTCCAAGACGCTGAGTTCTTCAGGCTCCGGCACAGTCCAATGCAGCGGAGCAAGTTTCTCTCCAGATCAGATCCGTTCATTTGCAGCATCACAG GTGGATTACATCCTGGGGGACAATCCAATGGGCATGTCCTACATGGTCGGCTTCAGCTCCAAGTTCCCAAGGCGCATTCACCACCGTGGCTCATCGATCCCGTCCATCAAGGCTCTGTCAAGGAAGGTCACTTGCAATGAGGGGTTCTCGTCATGGCTCCCGACAAGCGACCCGAACCAGAACATCCATGTCGGTGCTATTGTTGGCGGACCTGATGGGAATGACCAGTTCCCTGATAACAGGGGGGATTCCACACACTCCGAGCCGGCAACATACATCAACGCAGCGTTTGTGGGTGCCTGTGCTGCTGCTCTGGGGCAGAACCAGGTGCAGGGGCCTGTGGGTGACATCGCGTCAGTGATATCATCTAAATAA
- the LOC120712240 gene encoding uncharacterized protein LOC120712240 → MLSTAAAPSTSLAAALPSSSRARRRRSRVVVAAAAAEAAARKGGTERFAASGGSITDYLRYRRPELGGGGGGAGGRGGVAGGELQTAVVRFEKRFPWSLLHPFLHVDLVSTVHIADKEYFDRLQKELEGYDCVLYEMVTSRDNLNHPKGPMAAKKMKSSRRGFSILGFIQKQMARILSLDYQLDCLDYGNEKWQHADLDYETFKQLQSERGESILTFAVDMTLKSTKALVQPTNMPDGLDFWRSKLLWASRVLPMPLVGLLVITGLCLPVENQDGFPELEALSRLDVGAALKIFLAKQLTSEFTAVTSPIEEKSVIIGERNRVATEKIKEAINCGYKRIAVLYGGGHMPDLGRRLREELNMVPADVQWVAAWSIRSRELDSKSLPFLKTMAEASGWPLNRYETLALLIFSSVLAVDFWFWELLFGTAVNWASLAGSWIDQLNGPF, encoded by the exons atgctctccacggcggcggcgccgtccacctcgctcgccgccgcgctcccctcctcctcccgcgcgcgccgccggcgctcccgcgtcgtcgtcgccgccgcggcggcggaggcggcggcgcggaagggAGGTACGGAGCGGTTCGCCGCCAGCGGCGGCTCCATCACCGACTACCTACGGTACCGCCGCCCcgagcttggcggcggcggcggcggtgctgggggaaggggaggggtggCCGGCGGGGAGCTGCAGACGGCCGTGGTGCGCTTCGAGAAGCGGTTCCCGTGGTCGCTCCTCCACCCCTTCCTGCAC GTCGATTTGGTTTCTACAGTTCACATTGCCGACAAAGA atACTTTGATAGGCTGCAGAAAGAGCTTGAAGGTTATGATTGCGTCCTGTATGAAATGGTTACGAGTCGGGATAATTTGAACCATCCGAAGGGTCCAATGGCTGCTAAGAAGATGAAATCTTCACGTAGAGGATTCAGTATTCTTGGCTTCATACAGAAGCAAATGGCTCGGATCCTTTCACTGGATTATCAGTTAGACTGTCTTGATTATGGCAATGAGAAATGGCAGCATGCTGACCTTGACTATGAAACGTTCAAGCAGCTTCAG AGTGAAAGAGGTGAAAGTATTCTCACATTTGCAGTAGACATGACACTGAAATCGACCAAAGCCTTGGTGCAGCCAACTAACATGCCAGATGGTCTTGACTTTTGGAGATCGAAGTTACTCTGGGCCTCACGTGTGCTACCAATGCCACTTGTTGGACTACTTGTCATCACTGGGCTTTGTTTGCCGGTGGAGAACCAAGATGGATTTCCTGAGCTGGAGGCATTGTCTAGGCTAGATGTTGGAGCTGCTCTGAAGATTTTCTTGGCAAAACAACTGACATCTGA ATTCACAGCTGTGACGTCACCCATTGAGGAAAAATCAGTTATCATTGGGGAGAGGAACAGAGTTGCCACTGAGAAGATAAAGGAAGCAATAAACTGTGGGTACAAGAGAATAGCAGTTCTTTATGGTGGTGGGCATATGCCAGACCTGGGAAGACGTCTTCGAGAAGAGCTCAATATGGTCCCAGCAGACGTGCAGTGGGTTGCAGCATGGTCAATAAGGAGCCGAGAGCTAGACAGCAAATCCCTCCCATTCTTGAAGACAATGGCTGAGGCTTCAGGCTGGCCTTTGAATAGATACGAGACACTTGCTCTGCTCATCTTTTCTTCAGTTCTTGCTGTGGATTTTTGGTTCTGGGAGCTCCTCTTTGGTACTGCTGTGAATTGGGCATCTTTGGCTGGTTCCTGGATTGACCAGCTTAATGGCCCATTTTGA
- the LOC120712241 gene encoding protein unc-13 homolog isoform X3 — translation MVWPLEFVQKCKASDFLDPLEYEAWQTRNFKLLEAGLLVHPLVPLKKSSISAKIMRQIIHEAYDGKLETGRNSESMIRLRNAVVSLACRSLDETSDECHWADGFPLNLHIYKMLVEACFDVDEGSVVQEIDETMELLKKTWPIFGVNQMLHNLYFTWALFNHFVMLGQVNSNDLFCATENLLVEVAKDAKITKDPDYCDVLGSTLSSIMGWTEKRLLGYHETFNTGNIYSLQYIVSIGISAAKILVENQDTSYENHSGVKGDIDVMRSRIETYIHSSLRSAFAQTMEEGASKRSSRNRMPALSFLAKKTSDLAIKEKNVYSPILKKWHPLAAGVAVATLHACFGNELKQFTAGLTELTPDTVQVLKAADKLEKDLIHIAIEDSMDIAGGKSLVKQMPPYEAGTVMANLVKAWVKEQIDKLKGCADQKLEQETWNPVDNNSDSFAPSSVDMLQLIEETFDAFFELSIPMHSTLLSDLTAGLDKCLHYYVSKVKSGCGTRSTVFPQLPHLTRCDVGSKLFKKNEKQQFPVKRGSQVGSTTGNETSSLPGLCFRINTLHYIQNELENLDTKIKSCLRNAAQPDVAGGLSINFELSQAACQEGIQQLCETTAYMVIFNDLSHVLMDTLYVGSPASNRILPLLKELGLILRIVSSTVHSKVRNRLITALMKASFDAFLLVLLAGGPTRAFCCQDYQIIEDDFRALRGFYLTYNDGLPEELVAKASSEVKSILPLLRTDTETLIERFKKTISESYECTTKSRFPMPPVPPHWSPDNPNTILRVLCYRNEEAATKFLKKAYNLPKTI, via the exons ATGGTTTGGCCCTTAGAGTTCGTGCAGAAGTGTAAAGCATCAGATTTCCTGGACCCTCTTGAGTACGAGGCTTGGCAAACTAGGAATTTCAAGCTTCTCGAGGCTGGTTTGCTTGTCCACCCTCTTGTTCCTTTAAAGAAATCAAgcatttctgcaaaaataatgcGGCAAATAATACATGAAGCATATGATGGGAAACTTGAAACTGGGAGGAACTCTGAGTCCATGATAAGGCTGCGCAATGCTGTCGTGTCCCTTGCATGTAGATCCCTTGATGAAACTTCTGACGAGTGTCACTGGGCAGATGGCTTCCCACTGAATCTCCATATCTACAAGATGCTGGTAGAAGCTTGCTTTGATGTTGATGAAGGCTCTGTAGTACAAGAGATCGATGAAACAATGGAGCTGTTAAAGAAAACTTGGCCTATTTTTGGAGTCAATCAAATGCTCCATAACCTTTACTTTACCTGGGCATTGTTCAACCATTTTGTCATGTTGGGACAAGTAAATAGTAATGATTTGTTTTGTGCTACAGAAAATCTGTTAGTTGAAGTTGCAAAAGATGCTAAAATAACAAAAGACCCAGATTATTGTGATGTATTGGGCTCCACTTTAAGCTCGATAATGGGCTGGACTGAGAAAAGGCTGCTTGGGTACCATGAAACTTTCAATACTGGTAATATTTACTCCCTGCAATATATTGTTTCAATAGGAATCTCAGCTGCAAAGATTCTTGTTGAAAATCAAGATACGTCTTATGAAAACCATAGTGGAGTGAAGGGAGATATTGATGTTATGCGCAGCAGGATTGAAACCTATATACACTCATCACTTCGCTCTGCTTTTGCTCAA ACAATGGAAGAGGGAGCTTCAAAGAGGTCATCAAGGAACCGTATGCCTGCCCTGTCATTTCTGGCAAAGAAAACAAGTGACCTTGCTATTAAGGAGAAAAATGTGTACAGTCCAATATTGAAGAAATGGCACCCCCTTGCTGCTGGTGTCGCTGTTGCAACCCTTCATGCTTGCTTCGGAAATGAGCTGAAGCAATTTACTGCTGGGCTTACAGAGCTCACACCAGATACAGTTCAAGTGCTTAAGGCAGCTGACAAGTTAGAAAAGGATCTAATTCATATTGCTATTGAAGATTCTATGGACATAGCTGGAGGCAAGTCATTGGTAAAACAAATGCCACCATATGAAGCTGGAACTGTAATGGCTAATCTGGTGAAAGCGTGGGTAAAAGAACAAATAGACAAACTTAAAGGATGTGCTGACCAGAAGTTAGAGCAGGAG ACTTGGAACCCAGTGGATAATAACAGTGACAGTTTTGCTCCCTCTTCTGTGGATATGCTGCAATTAATTGAGGAGACTTTTGATGCATTTTTTGAGTTGTCTATTCCAATGCACTCTACTCTGCTTTCTGATCTGACAGCTGGACTCGATAAATGTCTACATTATTATGTCTCTAAAGTGAAATCTGGCTGTG GAACACGGAGCACTGTATTTCCTCAGTTACCTCATCTAACAAGGTGTGATGTTGGATCCAAATTAttcaagaaaaatgaaaaacaaCAATTTCCTGTGAAGCGTGGATCACAGGTTGGATCAACAACTGGAAATGAAACCTCTAGTCTTCCTGGTCTATGTTTTCGAATAAATACCCTCCACTACATCCAAAATGAGTTAGAAAACCTGGATACGAAGATAAAATCATGCTTGCGAAATGCTGCTCAGCCTGATGTTGCTGGTGGGCTGAGCATCAACTTTGAGCTATCCCAGGCAGCTTGCCAAGAAGGAATCCAACAGCTGTGTGAGACAACTGCATATATGGTGATATTCAACGATCTGAGTCACGTTCTTATGGATACTCTCTATGTTGGTAGCCCTGCATCAAACAGGATACTGCCTTTGTTAAAAGAGCTTGGTCTGATCCTTAGGATTGTATCTTCCACAGTGCATAGCAAAGTGAGAAACCGTCTGATAACTGCATTGATGAAAGCCTCTTTTGATGCCTTTCTGTTGGTGCTTCTAGCTGGTGGGCCGACACGTGCTTTCTGCTGTCAGGACTATCAGATAATAGAGGACGACTTCAGAGCCCTTCGAGGCTTCTATTTAACATACAATGATGGCCTACCAGAGGAATTAGTTGCCAAGGCTTCCTCGGAGGTTAAGAGcattctgcccctgctgcggaCAGATACTGAGACCCTCATTGAACGATTCAAGAAGACAATTTCTGAATCATATGAATGTACAACAAAATCTAGGTTCCCCATGCCTCCGGTACCTCCCCATTGGAGCCCAGATAACCCAAACACGATACTACGTGTTTTATGCTATCGAAATGAAGAGGCAGCTACGAAGTTCCTCAAGAAAGCATATAATCTGCCAAAGACAATTTGA